A region of Brevundimonas sp. NIBR10 DNA encodes the following proteins:
- a CDS encoding biopolymer transporter ExbD, translated as MAMGGGAGQGHVRGRRRAKKRPLSEINVTPLVDVMLVLLIIFMISAPLLTVGVPVELPQTEAGAVDTDNEPVTVSIDRDGAIFIDKDETSYDQLLDRVGTAAGTDDPSSKPVFVRADGRAPYQAVARVMARLSAGGFTKLNLITDTAPEPQG; from the coding sequence ATGGCGATGGGCGGAGGCGCAGGCCAAGGCCATGTGCGCGGGCGGCGCAGGGCAAAGAAGCGGCCGCTGAGCGAGATCAACGTCACCCCCCTGGTGGACGTGATGCTGGTGCTGCTGATCATCTTCATGATCTCGGCGCCGCTGTTGACGGTCGGGGTGCCGGTCGAACTGCCCCAGACCGAGGCCGGGGCCGTGGACACCGACAACGAGCCCGTCACCGTCTCCATCGACCGCGACGGTGCCATCTTCATCGACAAGGATGAGACGTCCTACGACCAGCTGCTGGATCGCGTGGGCACCGCCGCAGGGACCGACGATCCGTCGAGCAAGCCCGTCTTCGTGCGCGCCGACGGCCGGGCACCGTACCAGGCCGTGGCACGGGTCATGGCGCGGCTATCGGCGGGTGGCTTCACCAAGCTGAACCTCATCACCGACACGGCCCCGGAACCGCAGGGCTAG
- a CDS encoding SDR family NAD(P)-dependent oxidoreductase, translated as MAPSLLVFGGGYVGRAAAMEALARGGRAVATSRDPQRRAALSVEGIEAIDPTDLAALDAALSQATAVLVTSAPDAKGCPALRALSATPSAGSAWPDWIGYVSSTAVYGDRAGGWVFEDDALNAATIEGARRVRAEADWLDAGRGMGLTVQIFRLPGIYGPGRSVIDKLKDGTARRVKKPGQVFNRIHLDDIVSGLFASMDRPHPGRAYNLVDDEPAPADLVMEWTADRLGLPRPPEVAWDDASVSDVSRRFYLDSKRISNARAKAELGWRPRYPTWREGLSALATSMFRIVLEPGNGLPLLPRRGATVTLDTVNPARDSEV; from the coding sequence TTGGCCCCGTCCCTGCTGGTCTTCGGCGGCGGCTATGTCGGCCGCGCCGCCGCGATGGAAGCCCTTGCGCGTGGCGGTCGGGCCGTGGCGACCTCGCGCGATCCCCAACGGCGTGCGGCCTTGTCGGTCGAGGGGATCGAGGCGATCGACCCGACTGATCTCGCCGCGCTGGACGCAGCTCTTTCCCAAGCCACGGCCGTGCTGGTTACGTCCGCCCCTGACGCCAAGGGCTGTCCGGCGCTGAGGGCGCTCTCGGCGACGCCTTCGGCCGGATCGGCCTGGCCCGATTGGATCGGCTATGTCTCGTCCACGGCCGTCTATGGCGACCGGGCCGGCGGCTGGGTGTTCGAGGACGACGCCCTGAACGCCGCCACGATCGAGGGCGCGCGCCGGGTGCGCGCCGAGGCCGACTGGCTGGACGCCGGGCGTGGCATGGGGCTGACGGTGCAGATCTTTCGCCTGCCCGGCATCTACGGCCCCGGCCGGTCGGTGATCGACAAGCTGAAGGACGGCACCGCCCGGCGGGTGAAGAAGCCCGGTCAGGTCTTCAACCGCATTCATCTGGACGACATCGTCTCGGGCCTGTTCGCCTCAATGGATCGCCCCCATCCGGGCCGCGCCTACAATCTGGTGGACGACGAACCGGCGCCCGCTGACCTCGTCATGGAATGGACCGCCGATCGTCTGGGCCTGCCCCGCCCGCCCGAGGTCGCGTGGGACGATGCATCGGTTTCCGACGTCAGCCGCCGCTTTTACCTCGATTCCAAACGCATCTCGAACGCCCGGGCCAAGGCGGAACTGGGGTGGCGGCCGAGGTATCCGACGTGGCGTGAGGGGTTGTCTGCGCTTGCCACATCGATGTTCCGGATTGTCCTCGAACCAGGAAACGGCTTGCCGTTGCTCCCGCGTCGCGGGGCAACGGTGACCCTCGATACGGTGAACCCTGCCCGGGATAGTGAGGTTTGA
- a CDS encoding NAD-dependent epimerase/dehydratase family protein, whose product MKVLVLGGDGFCGWPTALHLSARGWDVTIVDNLSRRNIDNELEVQSLTPIRTMGERIAAWKDLTGRTIGFVNMTVGKEFDRLVALINDKAPDSIVHFAEQRAAPYSMKSARHKLYTVDNNINATHHILAAIVESGRDVHLAHLGTMGVYGYGTAGLRIPEGYLKVTVQTDNGPAEQEILFPPNPGSIYHMTKTQDALLFQFYARNDALRITDLHQGIVWGAETAETRMDERLINRFDYDGDYGTVLNRFLMQAAVGYPLTVHGAGGQTRAFIHIQDTVRCVELALQNPPKRGERVKILNQMTESHRVRDLAALVSRLTGAQIAHLPNPRQEADENELIVANDQFRDLGLKPITLAEGLMADVAEVAGRYADRADRSKIPCVSTWNACRAEACAEPAQSTRPEPAPVIPIRAGVA is encoded by the coding sequence ATGAAGGTTCTGGTTCTGGGCGGCGACGGATTCTGCGGCTGGCCGACGGCCCTGCACCTGTCGGCGCGGGGCTGGGACGTCACCATTGTCGACAACCTCAGTCGCCGGAACATCGACAACGAGCTGGAGGTCCAGTCCCTGACCCCGATCCGGACCATGGGCGAGCGGATCGCCGCCTGGAAAGATCTGACCGGCCGGACCATCGGCTTCGTCAACATGACGGTGGGCAAGGAGTTCGACCGCCTGGTCGCGCTGATCAACGACAAAGCGCCCGACAGCATCGTCCATTTCGCCGAGCAGCGGGCCGCCCCCTATTCGATGAAGTCGGCGCGGCACAAGCTCTACACCGTCGACAACAACATCAACGCCACCCACCACATCCTGGCCGCCATCGTCGAGAGCGGGCGCGACGTCCATCTGGCGCACCTGGGGACCATGGGGGTCTATGGCTACGGCACGGCGGGCCTGCGCATCCCCGAGGGCTATCTGAAGGTCACGGTCCAGACCGACAACGGCCCGGCCGAGCAGGAGATCCTGTTCCCGCCGAACCCCGGCTCGATCTATCACATGACCAAGACCCAGGACGCCCTGCTGTTCCAGTTCTATGCCCGCAACGACGCCCTGCGCATCACCGATCTGCACCAGGGCATCGTCTGGGGCGCGGAGACGGCCGAGACGCGGATGGACGAGCGGCTGATCAACCGGTTCGACTATGATGGCGACTACGGCACGGTGCTGAACCGGTTCCTGATGCAGGCGGCGGTCGGTTATCCGCTGACGGTGCATGGGGCGGGCGGCCAGACGCGGGCCTTCATCCATATCCAGGACACGGTGCGCTGCGTCGAGCTGGCGTTGCAGAACCCGCCGAAACGCGGCGAACGGGTCAAGATCCTGAACCAGATGACCGAGAGCCACCGCGTCCGCGATCTGGCGGCGCTGGTGTCGCGCCTGACTGGGGCGCAGATCGCCCACCTGCCCAACCCGCGCCAGGAAGCCGACGAGAATGAGCTGATCGTCGCCAACGACCAGTTCCGCGACCTGGGGCTCAAGCCCATCACCTTGGCCGAAGGCCTGATGGCCGACGTCGCCGAGGTGGCGGGCCGCTATGCCGACCGCGCCGATCGGTCCAAGATCCCCTGCGTCTCCACCTGGAACGCCTGTCGCGCAGAAGCCTGCGCTGAGCCTGCGCAGTCGACCCGTCCCGAGCCCGCCCCCGTCATCCCGATCCGGGCGGGCGTCGCCTGA